The Candidatus Binatia bacterium genomic sequence GACATTGGTGTTGAACGACTTGCTCCACTCGTCGTTGGACGTGCTTTCCAAGGTGCTGGAGATCAGCTCGAAGGCGGCTACCTGGACAACCGCATCCACTCCGCCGAAGCGATCGACCGCCGTCTTCATCAAGGCGCCGCACTGCTTGGGATCCGTGATGTTGGTGCGACAACAGGCGACTCGCTTGCCCGAAGGGTCCAGCTCGGAGGCGATGTCCCGGAGCTTGTCTTCGGTTCGCGCCCCCATGACCACGCTGGCGCCATCCCGCAAAGCAGCAGCAGCAATCTCTTTCCCCAAGCCCAGGCCGACGCCTGAGATGACTACGGTCTTGTTCTTCAGCAGCATCCCTGCAACCTCCAATCCACGAGAAACGAAACGTCGTTGCCGGTCTTCAGCGCATGACGTGCCGCGCCGTGAAGATCGGCAAATCGAGTGTCGACAGCAGTCCAGGCTTCGCGGCGCAAACGGCGGGAATGGCGTTCAGCACGCGCATGCCGCTGGCACACAGGCCACCGGTGTTGTGGTCGCCATCAGCACCCCTGAGGTGAAAATCACAGTTCAGGGACGGCGAGCCCTCGATGATGACGCGGTACGAACCGCTCCCGGTGCCCTGCGGCCAGTGCGGCGCCACCTCGTCGTGCATGCGCGTGACGTGCTCGACGACGATTTTCGGACGGCCTTTCACGATGCCCTGCACTTCGAAGCGCAGACCGGCGGCGGTGCCGGCTTTGACGGTGCCGAGCGCGACCTCGAACGTCTTCTCGGCGGGCACACGCTCATAGACTTCACGCACCTCATCGAGCTGCACATCGAGCGCGTCGGCCATCATATCCACCACGCAGCCCCAGGCGAATTTGAGGTTGCCGCGCTGCAACAGCAGCGGCGTCTGATCGAGTGGCTGCCCGAAGCCCATGATGTCGAAGAGCGTCGTGGCGTTGTAGTAGGTGGAGTAGTTCAGGATCTCCAGGATGCGGACCGACTCGACACGCTCGCAGACGCCCATGAGAACGAGCGGGATGAGATCGTTGGCGAACCCCGGATCGATGGCGGAAGTGAAGCACGACGTGCCGCCGGCCTTGCAGGCCTGCTCCAACGGTTCGACCAGCACGCGCGGCGCCGTCTTCGGATAGGTGAGGAAGGGGACCGACGTCGACACCACGTTTTTCCCCGACCGCAGGCAGCGCGCCATGTCGTCGATCGCGTCGGCCGGCCGCAGGTCGGCGTTGGCCATGTACGAGACGCAGTCGGCCTTCATCTTGATGATCTCGTCGACATCGTTGGTGGCGACGACGCCGATCTTTCCCAGGCCGGCAAGTTCGCCGGCATCTTTGCCCACCTTGTCCGGACTGTGGACCCACAGCCCAACCAGCTCGTAGTCGGGATGCTCGATCAAAGCCCGCAGGGCGTGCTTACCGACGTTGCCCGTTGCCCACTGGATGACTTTGTACGGCATTAGGACACCTCCGTCCGTGCGTTCCTACATGACGCGAGGGGGCTGCGCCAGACTCGGGCGGCTGGGCCGAAAATCACCCGTGCGGTTCGGGCGAGGCGAAGCGGGACTTGTCTGTCGCCTTCATGTACGCTTCGTCGGCAGTGATCTTGTGCTCGTTGAGAAATTTCCGAATGGCATCATCCATCAGCTGCATCCCCTGGCCGCGGCCACCCTGGATGATGTTGCGAATGTTCGGCGTCTTCCCCTCACGGATGGAGTTCGCCAACGCGGAGTTTGACAACAGGATCTCGTTGCAGGCGACGCGAGCATTGCCATCGGCGGTGCGCAGCAGAATTTGC encodes the following:
- a CDS encoding type IV pili twitching motility protein PilT, giving the protein AATTGSLVFGTLHTNSAVKTVDRIIDAFPAAQQAQIRTMLADCLKGVGAQILLRTADGNARVACNEILLSNSALANSIREGKTPNIRNIIQGGRGQGMQLMDDAIRKFLNEHKITADEAYMKATDKSRFASPEPHG
- a CDS encoding diacylglycerol kinase — encoded protein: MPYKVIQWATGNVGKHALRALIEHPDYELVGLWVHSPDKVGKDAGELAGLGKIGVVATNDVDEIIKMKADCVSYMANADLRPADAIDDMARCLRSGKNVVSTSVPFLTYPKTAPRVLVEPLEQACKAGGTSCFTSAIDPGFANDLIPLVLMGVCERVESVRILEILNYSTYYNATTLFDIMGFGQPLDQTPLLLQRGNLKFAWGCVVDMMADALDVQLDEVREVYERVPAEKTFEVALGTVKAGTAAGLRFEVQGIVKGRPKIVVEHVTRMHDEVAPHWPQGTGSGSYRVIIEGSPSLNCDFHLRGADGDHNTGGLCASGMRVLNAIPAVCAAKPGLLSTLDLPIFTARHVMR